The genome window AGTTCACACACATCACTACCTCAGAACTGAGAGTTGGAGCCATTACATTTTCAGTATGGGGCCACGAACGATACTCGAAATCAGCAGGGAGGCAATGGGCAAGCATCCATTGATGTATCCAATCTTCTTGAATAAAAAGGCGTTCCTATCAACAACAGGAACTACACCATCACGTTACATTCTCTCACTCTTTTGCGCCGCCAAAGACAGCTCCGGGAATACTTGGCACAGCAAGATGATGTTGTCAACCACTTCTTCCACGGAACTACTTCCTTACTGGATTCAGAATCGGCCAACTACAAAAGATTTCGAGCAACGGATTAACAGCAAATTCCAAAGCAGCAATGAAGTAAAGAATCATGGCTGCAAGAACTAGGCACTTCAGATGTTATGCCAGtagaaaccaaaagaaaaactcaACATTTCAGCACAGTAAATTCACTCTCCAACTAAAATAAGGAACTTCGTTCTTACCTAGTATTGACCATAACCAGGGCTTCTTCTCCTATCATAACGATCGTAAACAGGGCTTCTGCTCCTGTTGTAACGATCATAAACAGGGCTTCTCCTATTGTACATAGCTCCATCACCCCGACCATACCCAGGGTTACGTCCATGTCGATTGTAATCTGGACTGTAGTCCCTTTGGTACCTTGGGCTAGGTGAGCGCATGTATGGGTTGCCGCGACGTCTGTCAGGAGCACCTCGCTTGGGGTTACCATATCTGTCCTCTCTCTCATTGTCATCATCCCGGAAGGCATATTCAACTGTCACAACCCTGTCCAATATCGTGCTGCGCAGCAATATAAAGTAATAGCACCTAATCAGGAGAAATGTGATGTAACAAAGTTGATTCACTGAAAATAAACTCGATGTAGGCAAGAAAATTCATGACGTTACACCAGTTAAGAAAACTAGCAACGCTCGATTGCATTACCTTCAAGGCAAGCGAAGTAAGTAACCGCAGTTATAAATGCAAGAACTTAGCAGATATACTAAATGAAATGACCAATATGTCTATTACATCTATCTTATTGCTGGcatgcaacaaaagaaaatagcaGGAAGAGCTTCAGTCACAAAGTTGAAGTTTTAGACGTCAAAAGTCAAAATTGACTTTTATTACAAGGaaacaatgcatatgaaatGCATGTGCAAATTCATCAAATGGCTATCGGAACAAAAATGGAAGGCCCAAGAAAAGAGCAAGTATCACTTCAATGAGTAAAAGTGACTCTCAGAAACATTTGCCAAATAAATTTATGATGCTGGACTAGAAGATGCTTGAGGCCACAGACAATTTCAGAGGGTATAAGCATAAAACAGATGCAACGTATTCATCACTTTCATATTTCATATTGACACTGATCTATTTCTTTATAGGAATCAGTGCAATCAATACAGCTGCACTAACCTACTTTTTTATAGGAATCAGGGCAATCAACACGGTTGCAATTGAATGCCATTAAGATAAATCAGCATAATATAATGTGATATTTAGGAATAAGAAATCATCATCCAAATAAGTAAAAATATCCAGGGACAACCAGGCAAGGGATACAAtccattataaaaaataaaaaatcagccTAGTTATAATCTAGAAGCATATTCAGTGCCATGTTCAGGCCTTCTAGAGTGACGATAACTGAGATTGTAGGGAAACTCTTTTGGCATGGAACTACACACTAATCAAGTTTTGTGCAATAAAATTTTTAGCAGCAATGGACGGACTAAAGGATGGTCAATGGCAACATAAGGAAGCAAGCATACCTCTTATCAGTGTTCTTGACAGCGGTAGTCGCTTCCTCTTGTGTCTCATACTTTACAAACGCAAAATTCCTACGAATACGGATATTCGTAATTTTGCCATAAGGTTCAAAATGCCTCTCAATATCTCGATCTTTAGTGCGGATGGGGTCAAAGTTGATAACAAAGAGAGTTCTTGTCGGCTTTACATCCCCAGTAGGTCTGTCACGGCTCCTTGGCACTGGTTCAACTTGCTGGAGAATGTACACATATGAATGATGGCAATCAGCAAAATTTCTTTTGTCTACTTGTACAGAAAATGGAAATGAAGAAATGTCTCATCCATGTGCCAAGATAAGGATTTACCCTTGACCATTCTACAGAGAGCCTGCGCCTATTATAACCAAATGCCACGTTGTCAAGCCGCCTTATCGCATCCTCTGCATCACGCTCGTCTTCAAAGTAAATAAAAGCATAGCCTACAATGGATACATAGATGGAGAAACTGAGCAAGGGCTTTTAGGGTTTCCCTTCTCCCTGCTGCCACTAGTACATAATATGCATAAGGAACCAATACGGATTCAGAATTCATGCTTGGTTCATGAGCCAAGATAGTTCGATTTAAGATTTTGATACAGGGCATGCGATGGTATTATTATAGGCTGTGGTGATGACAAAACAAACAGCATTTTCCCCCTTCATTagttttttttgtgaatttacCCTTCATTAAATCTGAGCACCGGACAAGCAAGAAGGGAGAGATTGTGAGGAGGGTTTTTTTCGagcaataaattgaaatgagATTGAATACCGGACTTCATGTCGATGCGGCGGATAGGGCCGTACTTGGAGAAGAGGCGCTCCAGGTCGTACTGGCGCGTGTCGAAGTCGAAGTTGCCACAGAACACGGGCCTCGtcatctctccttctcccctctctCACAGCCGTACTCCTAAAACCTCCTTGTCCCCTTTCGGCGCGGGCACACtaccaataaaaaaaaaatgaatcctTACAAATCGTCCAAGAGAACACCACCGGAGGAGAGCAGAAGAATCGAGCGGGAAGGCGCCGAGAAGGTGTAGTTACCAACCTGCGGAGACGGCGAAGGCTCGGACGGAGGGAGGCGAGAGGTGAAAGGTAAAAACCCTAGACTGGAAgggaggcaggcaggcagcgGGCGAGCGGTCGGGAGGAAGGCCGCAGGCCGCAGGGGAAAAACTTTGCAACGATGCGAGCAAGGGAGGGAGACGCCACGCGGTGGGATGCGACGGGATGGGCGGGCTCCTGGAAACGGGCCCCTCGGCCCAACCCACGGGCCCGTCTTTACCTCGGTGCTGTTGCTGTTTTGCGTGCGGCCCGTGGGCCTTACCTCTCGTAAGGCTTTGGGCCGAATGCACGGGCTTTTGCCATCTGGGAGTGTTCGCTTTTTTTGGGCTCcagcatcttcttctctctgtcATTTGGAGTAGGCTCATCGTTCTaaggaaaaaatagaaataagtgGATATTATTGTAAAGATATCTATATTAAAAATATCAATGATCTTTTTAACTTGGGTGATCTTTGCGATTGTATTCTTCAAAGTCGCCCTCGTTCTAATGAGCTGCTCCGTTTCAGCTGGCCAGATCGACCGTCCTTTTGTGAcccaaggtttttttttttttttgcgaggaatGTGACCTCAGCTGTCCTTCGTCCCTGACCAGCTCCATCCAACTGGGTTGCTGAATTTTCCTGTTATTAATCCCATGCAGAGACCAGAGAGAGAACAATCAATCCTTTGATAGATCCTTCTAAGCATCGTGCGTGCTCTCCAGTCACAACTCAAGAGTACGCCATCCATGTACACAGTGCATTCTAGGTGTTGGTGACTGCTGAAAGTGATTACAGAGAAGTTTCAGAGATGGGGTCACCGCCCTAGCTACAACCTAGCTAGCTCTCAACTGATCGCTCGTAGTTGtcatcaccttcctctcccCGGTACTAGATTCCAAACCAGACGGAGTCGCAGAGAAGCATCGATCTCACCGTACCGTGCTCCGTAGCCAGACACGCATGGCGGCAACCACCTCGCATGGCATGACcagtttatatatatacaaaccTGCAGGGAGAAGAGAATATACAACTAGCCCGTGCACGTTCTCCCGCTCGTTCTTCGACTTCCAGCTCCTGGCCTGCATGCATGATTGATCTGCTGTAGTATCTAGTGGACGTACAGTATCTGCGCCAACATGTGCCGAGACTTTGGCCACACACACGTCCGGTTTAAAGTATTCGTGACACCTGAGAAAGGTTACGTTGCAGCATCCTACTGTGTATGTAGCTGGCTATCtgctcaagatgatgatagTTTCGATGCCTTTTAGAAGATACTTAGCAGCTAGTTGGGAGTAAAAGAGCATTTGCGTTGTGCTAACACCTGTCCTGGCTACAACAAAGATGCATCGTACGTGTGTCTGTTATGTGGATCCAAAAGTATTTCGATTGATATCAATAATCCACCGGCACCTGCATGCCTTGCTTTCATCGGTTCATTCGCAAATAAAACCTGGTTAACCACTTTGCTGACAGTGTACGAACATCGGTTCATTCAGCTTTAAGGCACATGAGACTCTTGCAAGTTGTGCATAGTGAAGCTTATGATTCTCTAACTATAGCCTACGGCACAGGTCAGGATATACTGATGAATTCTTGACTTCTCTCCCAGCAACTTGAGCTCAAAACCCGGGGCTGCacacgcgcgcgcacacacacaaacacagcGGCTGATGCATGGTGCAGCTGAATTCGGAGGGCCGTAAGCTGATTTGCTGTAcaaggccatgaacagtgaacAGTTGCAAGCATCAACAGTGGCTATCTATGGATGATACATCGACACACAACACACAGATCAATATTTTTTAAGCCCCAACCAGAAGATGAGACACGCCACCAGGTTAACCCCAACTTGCAGTAATTAACCTGCAACacctcacatgcatgcatgcgatgCAAGAGAGAGCCGTACTAGGCGCGCGGCGATAAAATCaattctctttctctctcaggTCTCAAGTGAAGCCAGCATGCCAGATGCCACAAAGCTAGCTCTTCCCGCGTAGAATCGCGCATGCAGGCAGCAGCTAACTAAGCTTAATTGCGGTTGGGTGATGCATGTGATTAGCAGCTCACATGTGCGCATAATCGCTACCTAGTTAAGCAACTTTTTTAGGAGGGACCCCAAGGTAGATGTCAAGGAAGCTAGCCAAACCAAAATGACAATGGTGCACTTGAGTTCCCACTAATAAGCGTGGCTTTTTTTCCTTTAACTTTTTTGCTTCTGAATTTTATCTTCACTGATCAAGGAAGGTGCCATGTTACATCGCACTTGGGTTTTTGCTTAATTATTCATCTCACTCTAGTTAGCACTGGTGTACTATACTTACTAATATAATAAAGCTATAGCAAGGTGCGCCTTGATTAGAGCGCAAGACACTGgatgattaaaaaaaactagtgcAGCATCATATGATTGCTCTGAGGTAGGGAATTTCGTAGACAAAAGTACGATGAAACCACCTCATTAGAAAGTGTTTGCCGGTGATAACTAAGACCGCATGTTTTTACCACTTTGATTTGTAGTACTGTCCTGCTGACTATTTACTGAAACTGCGAGGATTAAAGCGGGGTAAATAAGTGTTACACACAGGGAAGTGAATATCAGTTGCATTATATGTGCCATTTAGGGGAGGgaagtagctagctagctagatacAACTGCTAGTATTGAATCATGAACATGATAGCACATGGAAGCGTAGAACTAAGCAAGGCAGCAGTACGGCTGCTATTTGCTACGCTAGGAATTAGTACAAGATTCTACTTGcaaattgatatattttttctttttattattgtATTTAGAGTTTTAAGCAGTACTTCCAGGATTTCAGCATAAACAAGATCAAGCTgttgattttttaaaacaagTTAACAGCACTTTTCCATCAAGATCTCAGCTTTCAACATGTTGCAGTATTAATACTGCAGCTCAAGTGCTCGTGTTATCATGTAGCAATTCTCAAGAAAGAATGTATAGTCCTCTACTCTGGAATCTGGATGCAGTAGCACAATTCGcctcttatttcaaattttgaaagtgCGTGTCTCTAATTTCTCCTGAAAGAAAACTAAGAAGGGTCATCAGAAAGAGAGATATATGGAGCCAATAAAGCATATATTCAGCAATTTAGTTCGAACCAATTTGTCTTGATTTGGTAGAATGGTCTCTGAAATCTCTGGTTGGAAAGGAGCTAGCTTATGAAGAACAACCACCTATTTGGAAATATGTGCTTAAAGAAAGATCAGATCGACTGgtcaagtttttcttttgtcGACAAGAGACCAGCAAGGAAGTTTCTCGGGCGTACAGAAGTGTTGGTTGATTAATTATCATTAACTACCGAAGCAAATTAAAACCCAAGAGCGAGCCAGCATATGAAATTGCAGCAGGTAGATGCAGAACAAACTGTATGCATGCTGTCGTAAGTTGTGTCATGTGGTCCAGACTGCATCATATATATTAGCCGCAGAGTCAAACGCAGTCCGGATCAGATTGTTCAAATATCTGGTCATAGTTGCTGCTACTATCATTTGTGCATCTTGCAGCTCAAATCACATTGATTATTGGTCATCAGCTTCCTCTAATCCTGGGTACTGTCTTGACGGCATACAAGAATTGCCGGTTAATTTCAAAGCTCAAAGTCCGTGATTAGGGCTGCAGCCGGGCTTCCAAAGAAGACCAGCGCGCGGTTTCACACCTTAACAACGCCTTCTCAACGACCATATCGCGTGCTGCGACTTTGGCTGTGTCACCTTCCATGACGTAAACGCACGCTTTCCGAATATACACATATGTGGCACTCTTCTATGCTTCTAGCTAGCTAGTGTTGTCGCAGACATGCACCTATATACGACAAACAATCAGTGGCATGCACCATGCAGATGCAGGTACAGTGCTTAAAAGCGAGATGCTAAAGCAAAAGATATCTCATCGTAGGCGAATCAAGCATGCCAGTATATAGATCCTAGCTACCT of Phragmites australis chromosome 3, lpPhrAust1.1, whole genome shotgun sequence contains these proteins:
- the LOC133911400 gene encoding serine/arginine-rich splicing factor RS31-like isoform X2; this encodes MTRPVFCGNFDFDTRQYDLERLFSKYGPIRRIDMKSGYAFIYFEDERDAEDAIRRLDNVAFGYNRRRLSVEWSRQVEPVPRSRDRPTGDVKPTRTLFVINFDPIRTKDRDIERHFEPYGKITNIRIRRNFAFVKYETQEEATTAVKNTDKSTILDRVVTVEYAFRDDDNEREDRYGNPKRGAPDRRRGNPYMRSPSPRYQRDYSPDYNRHGRNPGYGRGDGAMYNRRSPVYDRYNRSRSPVYDRYDRRRSPGYGQY
- the LOC133911400 gene encoding serine/arginine-rich splicing factor RS31-like isoform X1 → MTRPVFCGNFDFDTRQYDLERLFSKYGPIRRIDMKSGYAFIYFEDERDAEDAIRRLDNVAFGYNRRRLSVEWSRQVEPVPRSRDRPTGDVKPTRTLFVINFDPIRTKDRDIERHFEPYGKITNIRIRRNFAFVKYETQEEATTAVKNTDKRCYYFILLRSTILDRVVTVEYAFRDDDNEREDRYGNPKRGAPDRRRGNPYMRSPSPRYQRDYSPDYNRHGRNPGYGRGDGAMYNRRSPVYDRYNRSRSPVYDRYDRRRSPGYGQY